The genomic region ACCTGCGTTCTTACATAATAGACGAACTGCCCGGAAACGTAAACATGTCGTTAACTTTCATGGATAATACGGTTACGATTGCCATGAAACGGATAGCCGAGGACGCCCTGAAACGTTACGAAGGCTTTGCGTCAGGCGAGTGGGAAACGGTGTGATGTTTATCGGCCTGAATATTTGGATATATAAAAATTTAAGTGATTTTTTAAGTTTAATTTGATTTTTTAAATCTGTCCGAAAAGGGTGAGTGAATTGATTACAAGTATAAAAGACTGTGCAACGCTGAATAACGGTGTGAAAATGCCGTGGCTCGGCCTGGGCGTATGGAAAATTACAAAACCTGAGGAGATTGACTTTGCGGTGAAAACAGCCCTTGAAGCGGGATACAGAAGTATTGACACGGCGGAAGTATACGGAAACGAAGAGGGCGTTGGCAAGGCCATCCGGGAATCGGGAATACCCCGCGATGAGATTTTTATAACCACAAAGCTTGCCAATTCGGAACAGCGAAAAGGTTATGATGCGGCTTTGCGGGCATTTGAAGAAAGCAGGAAAAGGCTTGGCGTTGAATATATAGATTTGTTTCTGATCCACTGGCCTGTTAAGGATAAGTATGTTGAAAGCTGGAAGGCGCTGATAAAACTGTACAATGACGGGCTTGTTCGAGCTATCGGCGTTTCCAATTTCCTTATTCACCATCTTGAAGATATAATCAGTGAGACAGGCGTTGTTCCCGCAGTTAACCAGGTTGAACTGCACCCGTGGCTTAATCAGAGCGAGCTGGTGGAGTTCTGCCAAAAGCACAAAATTCAGGTGGAGGCATACAGCCCCCTGATGGGCGGGCGCCTTGGCGAAGTTACCGAGCTCAACGATATTGCGAACAAATACCGGAAAACCCCGGCGCAAATTGTGCTGCGCTGGAACCTGCAAAGGGGAATCATTGTCATACCTAAATCGGTTCATAGGGAAAGAATTATTGAAAATTCGCAGATATTTGATTTCAGCCTTTCCGACGAGGATATGGAACTTATTAACTCGTTAAACCGCAACCAGCGTTTCCTTCCCGATCCTAACAACGTTTATTTCTGAGCTGTATGCCCGAAGGAATTGGAGAATCAGGCAAAATGCCTGTCATCCAATTCCTTTTTCTTTACGCGGGCTGATTTATTTTTAAGTGGCACAGGCCGGAATTTTCTGGTATAATAATACTAAATTAATACCGACAGGCAGGTTAAGCGCATCCCGGTGCTTCACTTTGCGGAACCCGCTTGAAACAGTTACAAGAGGTGAGGAAATTGGGATAGGCTTATTGTCTGTGGATTGGGATTATTTTGTTTTTACCGAAAGTACATATCAGGGATCTTACCTGGAAAACAAAAGAAGCCTTATAGACGAATGGTATAAACGTTACATAATTTCCCGCCAGAAGGGGAAAGATTTGCGTGATTTATACCGTCTGAGCCCTGAATTCAGGTCTTTCTGGAAAAAAATAAAGGAATATTTCAAGTTTTCCGACAGTACAAAGGTTTATGTATCCGACTCCCATTCCCTTTCTTACGAAATTGCGGCGAAAAACCATGCCGATACGGTTTACCTTTTCGACGCCCATTCTGACCTGGGATATGGCGGTATGTCGGCGCTGAATTTTGAAGTGAACTGTGCCAACTGGCTGGGTAAGCTTCTGAAAGAGGGTATAATTGAAAGAGCCTTTATCATTTACAGTCCTTATACCGTCGAAAATCCTGAATATTTTAAGGCCATGAACTCGAGGTTCAATATAACCTACACCGGCCTGGACAGCCTGAAACGCTGGTCAGACGTGTCGGCAATACATATTTGCAGATCAGGCGCGTGGGTACCGCCGTGGTTTGACGGTGAGTTTATGGAATTTGTTGGTATACTTGACATGCCGTATGAGAAGATTAATCTTATGGAAAGGAAATGGGAGCCTGAAAAAATGAGTCTTGCGGACAGGATTAATTATATGCTCGCCTGATTTTCCTCTCTGTTTATTTTTTTTGTCTGAAACCGTATTTTTAATTCCCGCCTAAGGCATAATACACTATGAATATCGCACAAGGGGAATTTTTGATGAATCCGTGGCTTTTCAGCTTTCTTGTAAGCCTTGTCCTAGTAATACTGCTTATGGACTTGCAACGGTTAAAAACGAACGTATACGGCGGAATACTGTCTGCTTTGTTTATGCAGGCGGAGAACATTATTTCGACCGATCTTGAGTTGCTTGAATACAGTTTTGTCCCGCTGAACATGCCTGATATATATTTGTTTTCAAATGAGTTAAATGTTTTTCTTACCGGGATCGCATTCAATATGGGGATCCTGATTGCGCGTTTTCATCCGCGAAAAACGGGATATCAGCTTTTACATGCATTCATATGGGCGCTGTTTTTAATTGTTTTTAATCTCACTGCAGAAGCTTTCGGGCTTATAAACTACATCAGGTTTAAACCGTATTTTGTTGTGCGTCAGTTTTTGCTTTTTCTGTTCATTGCATGGATAAGGAACAACTTTTTCATCGGCGGATCCGGCGGCCCAGGGGGAGAAAAACATGGTGCGCGATATTCTTTCAAATAAATGGTTTTTTACCTTTGTTGTAGGTTGGATTGTATTTTTTGCCCTTGTGGACTGGCGGTC from Thermoclostridium stercorarium subsp. stercorarium DSM 8532 harbors:
- a CDS encoding aldo/keto reductase; the encoded protein is MTSIKDCATLNNGVKMPWLGLGVWKITKPEEIDFAVKTALEAGYRSIDTAEVYGNEEGVGKAIRESGIPRDEIFITTKLANSEQRKGYDAALRAFEESRKRLGVEYIDLFLIHWPVKDKYVESWKALIKLYNDGLVRAIGVSNFLIHHLEDIISETGVVPAVNQVELHPWLNQSELVEFCQKHKIQVEAYSPLMGGRLGEVTELNDIANKYRKTPAQIVLRWNLQRGIIVIPKSVHRERIIENSQIFDFSLSDEDMELINSLNRNQRFLPDPNNVYF